The Bdellovibrio sp. GT3 genome contains the following window.
AGGTCCTTGCCACAGGACACCATGCCGACGACCTGCTGGAAACACGTTTGATGCGCATTGTGCGTGGGACAGGGGGCCAAGGTTTGGTTGCAATGTCCTATTTCAGTGGCGGTGTCTTCAGGCCCTTTCTTGAGACGCCCAAGGTCGAGTTGCGAAAGTACCTGCGTGCTGAAAAAATACGCGCCTTTGAGGATCCCTCCAATAGACTGCTGGACCCATTTCGTAACTGGATTCGTGAAGACTGGTTGAAGTCCCTGGAGAAACGTCAAAAAGGGGCAGTGAAGAGTCTGGCAAGGTCCCTGGAGATCCTTGCTCAGGAGCTGCAATCCGTTGATCACAAGCCGGGAAGTGATTTGTTGGCCCTCAATGAGGCTTATAAGTCACAGAAAACGCAGGGGCTTTCACGGGCCTATTATCTAACGTTAACTCCTTTTGAACAAAGAAGACTTTTGGCTCAATACCTGTTTTCCCTCGGAAAACGAGATTTTTCACAATCTCAACTTGAAGAAGTTCAAAAGCGCCTGGACAAATCGCAGAAAGTGATCAGCTTTAAGGTCAGCGGTTGTCAGTGGGAAATTAACGCAGAGCAAATCAAGGTCGAGTCCTGATTTCCCCTCTGAAAAACCTCTTAAAGTTGCTTTTATTAGCTCACAGCTTCTGTTAGTCTTAAATGGTTTCTATCTGGACGAGAGAAGTGAGCGAAAGGAATCGAAATGCGATCTACTCAGAAAACGCTGGCTCTATGGTTTTTCCTAATCATCATGGCTGTGTTTCTATTTCAAGCCTATGAGAGCAAGCATCAAAAACTAATTGGTGAATTCAATTACTCGAAATTCACCGAGGCGGTAAAAGCGAAGGAAGTCGCAACCGTTACATTCCGTCAGGAATCCAGTGAGATCCTGGGCGAAATGAAACCGGAGTTCGAGAAAAAGTACAACGGCCTTCATTTCCAAATCGTGGGTAACACCCAGGATGAGGGATTTAAATTTCTTGAAGCCAACGGCATCACGCCAAACTACGAGCGTGCTGACAACGGTGGGTTCTTCCAATCATTCATCGTGAACTGGTTGCCATTGATTTTGATCGTGGCGATGTTCCTGTTCATCATGCGCCAGATTCAAGTCGGCGGTGGTAAGGCGATGTCCTTTGGTAAATCCCGTGCGCGTCTTTTGACGGAGCATAAGAACCGTGTGACTTTCAAAGAAGTTGCGGGTGTGGATGAGGCGAAAGACGATCTTCAGGAAATCGTAAGTTTCCTGAAGGATCCAAAAAAATACACAAAACTGGGTGGCCGTATTCCAAAGGGTGTTCTTTTGGTGGGTTCTCCGGGTACAGGTAAAACCTTGCTTGCGCGCGCGGTAGCGGGTGAAGCGGGTGTGCCGTTCTTTACAATTTCCGGTTCTGACTTCGTTGAGATGTTCGTGGGTGTGGGCGCTTCCCGTGTCCGTGACTTGTTTGAACAAGGTAAGAAAAATGCTCCGTGCTTGATCTTTATTGACGAGATCGATGCTGTAGGTCGCCATCGTGGTGCCGGCATGGGTGGTGGTCATGACGAGCGTGAGCAAACTCTGAATCAGCTTCTGGTTGAGATGGACGGTTTTGAATCCTCTGAAGGTGTGATCATGATCGCAGCGACGAATCGTCCTGACGTTCTGGATCCTGCACTTCTGCGCCCAGGTCGTTTCGACCGTCGCGTGGTTGTGAACAAACCAGATCTTAAAGGCCGTGAGCAAATCCTGGGCGTACATACTCGCAAGACTCCACTGGGTCCTGACGTGGATACTTCTAAAATCGCTCGTGGTACTCCGGGCTTCTCGGGTGCAGACCTTGAGAACCTGGTGAATGAGGCAGCCCTGGTGGCCGCTCGTTCTGACAAAAAGTATCTTGAGATGGAAGACTTTGAAAAAGCCAAAGACAAAGTGATCATGGGTTCTGAAAGAAAATCCATGGTGATTTCTGAGGAAGACAAGCGTGTGACTGCGTACCATGAAGCAGGCCATACACTGGTAAATAAAAAACTTCCAGGTTTGGATCCGATCCACAAAGTGACGATCATTCCTCGCGGCATGGCTTTGGGTGTGACTCAGACTCTTCCAGAAAAAGAATCTGTGTCGTTGTCCAAGTCCACAGCTGAAAACATGATCGCCTTCTTGTTCGGTGGTCGTGCAGCTGAAGAAGTGATCTTTAAAGATGTAACGACAGGTGCGGGTAACGATATTGAACGCGCCACTTCCATCGCTCGCCGCATGGTGTGTGAATGGGGTATGTCGAAACTGGGTCCTTTGGCGTTTGAGAAATCAGGCGGGGAAGTGTTCCTGGGTATGCAATATGGACATCAAGGCCACAAAGAATACTCTGAAGCAAAAGCGGAAGAGATCGATGCGGAAGTTTCTAAAATCATCAACACAGGTTACGCAATTGCGGTTCGTATCCTGACTGATAACAAGCAGGCTTTGGAATCTTTAACTCAAGCATTGCTTGAATACGAAACGATCGACGGTCACGAAGTGGACATGATGATCAATGGTGCTGCGGTTTCTGAAATTGAAAAATACAGAAATAACCGCCGCGATACGAACCTGGCTCTGGCAGAGGCCTCCGGGATCGGCAAGAAGGACGACTCGGGTTCTGATCCGGTCGGTAACACAGGGCCAGTGACTATATAGTGAAAATTTGGAAGCTCCGGGGAAACTCGGAGCTTTTTGTGCTTTAACCCCATTACTTTTTTTGATTGGGCATCCGGATGTTGCAGCAGTTTTTAGACAACCTGATCTTTATCGTTCAGCATTTGCGCGTGCAAGATGCGATCGACATGATTTTGGTGTGGATGGTTGTTTATCGAATTCTGGTTTTGATCAAACGCACAGGTACAATTCAAATGCTCTCAGGATTGGGAGTTCTGGCAATCGGGTACATCCTGAGTATCTGGCTTGAGTTGTTCACGTTTAACTGGATTCTTGAAAAGTTCTTCTCAAATTTGTTTGTGATCGTGGTGGTTCTGTTCCAGGCCGAGATTCGTCGAGCCCTGGCACACATCGGTTCCAACCCGTTCTTCTCAGACGCTTCCACAGTGCAGGAAACCCAGGTGATCGAGGAGATCGCCAAGGGTGTGATTCAAACTGCGCAAAAGGGCTTTGGTGCCCTTGTCGTGGTGGAGCGTGAGATCGTGATCGATTATCATATTGAATTCGGCACCGAAATGGAATCCAAAGTCACTTCGGAGTTGCTGGTATCCATTTTCCACCCGGAAAGTCCTATGCATGATGGAGCAGTGCTGATTCGCAATGGTAAAATTCATTCTGCGGGCTGCTTTTTGCCTTTAAGCAAAAATCCGGTTTTGGATAAGAACTTGGGGACGCGTCACCGTGCCGCTATCGGGTTAACGGAAGAGACCGATGCCTTGGTGTTTGTGGTTTCTGAAGAAAATAAATCCATTGGTATCGTTCAAGGGGGGCACCTGAGTCCGAATGTGGAGCTGGGTGATATCCGTAAAGCGTTGTACGAAACGTTTGGTCTTAAGTACAAAGCCTTCTCACAGCAAGGAGATCTGTCATGAGACGTCGCTGGTCGGATGCTGTGACCGAAAATTTCAGTTACAAAGTGGTAGCCTTGTTTATATCCCTGATTCTGTGGTTGACCATTTTGGGGCGCCGGGATTTTGTATTAAGTAAAAACGTGGATATCGAACTCTCTACGGCTCCAGGAACCCATGTGGTAGCGCAGACTGCAGACCACATCAAGGTAAAGGTTTCAGGGCCACGGGCTGCTTTGAAGAAGTTTATGGAAAGCTCTTTGTCTCAGAATATCAATCTTGATATCTCTCATCGGGGCACAGGGGTCATTTATGTCGATATTCCGTTGAATAAGATCGATGTGCCACTAGGGGTGAAAATCCTGGGGGTTCGTCCTAATCAGATTCAAGCCGAAGTTTTGGAAATAAAGGACAGCGGAAATGACAAACAAAAAGGTCAGTAAAGTGGAAAAGAAAACAGCAAAACTTTTTGGAACAGACGGTATTCGCGGGACTGCCAATCAGTACCCAATGACAGCGGATATGGTTGTAAAAATCGGTCAGGCGATCGGTCATATTCTTCAAAAGCAAAAATACAATGCACATCCGTCTCTGCGTAAAGTGGTTATCGGTAAGGACACGCGTCTTTCCGGTTACATGATTGAACAGGCTCTGGCGAGCGGTTTGAACTCCATGGGTGTTCATGTGCAGCTGGTGGGACCACTTCCGACTCCAGGTATCGGTTACTTGACTCGCACAATGCGTGCGGTGGCGGGGATCGTGATTTCAGCTTCTCACAATCCGTTTCATGATAACGGGATCAAAGTGTTCGGAGCTGATGGATTTAAAATTTCAGAAGATATGGAGCGCGAAATCGAACGCCTGGTTTTGGAAGAGGATTTGAATGCTCTTCTGCCACCATCAAAAGAAATCGGTCGCACTCGTCGTATCGACGACTCCCAAGGTCGTTACATCGTTTATTGCAAAGGCACATTCCCCTTGGAATACACTTTGGATGGAATGCGTATCGTTCTGGATACTGCCAACGGTGCTTCCTATAAAGTCGCTCCGTCCATTTTCCAGGAGCTGGGAGCTGAAGTTATTCAAATGGGTGATGATCCCAATGGCACAAACATCAACGACAAAGTCGGTGCTTTGTATCCGCAAAAATTGGCGGAAGCTGTGGTTCAGTACCGCGCTGACGTGGGTATCAGTCTTGATGGTGATGCGGATCGCGTGATCATGGTGGACGAAAAAGGTGATATCGTAAACGGGGACCGTATTCTTGCAATCTGTGCTTTGCACATGAAAGAGCGTGGTCTTTTGAAAAAGAACACCTTGGTGGCAACACAAATGTCGAACTTCGGTCTGGAAAAAGCCATGAACGATGCGGGCATCAACGTGGTTAAAGTCGGCGTTGGTGACAAGTACGTTGTCGAAGAGATGCGTAAAAATGGTTACAACCTGGGTGGCGAACAATCCGGCCATATCATCTTCCTGGATCACACCACAACAGGTGACGGCTGTATCGCAGCCTTGGGTGTGTTGGCAGTTATGAAGCAAACCAATAAGCGTGTGAGTGAACTTGCGCGCGTGTTTGAAGACATGCCTCAAGTGTTGATCAATTGCCGCGTAAAACGTCGTCAAGAGCTTGATCAGCTTAAAGGCTACAACGAGTTGATTAAAGATATCGAAAGAAAATTGGCTGGCAACGGCCGCGTCTTTGTCCGCTTCTCAGGAACCGAACCAGTGATTCGTGTTTTGGTGGAAGGTAAGGATAAAGCCGAAATTTCCCATTTTGCAGAAGAGATCGCGTCCTTCCTTGAGAAAGAACTTAGCTAATGAAACATAAAATTCGTTTGGGCGTGAATGTTGATCACGTCGCTACACTTCGTCAGGTTCGTGGTGGCACTACGGCTTACCCGAACCTTCTGGATATGGTTAAAAAGTCCGTAAAGGGCGGCGCAGAGCAAATCACGATTCATTTGCGCGAAGACCGTCGTCACATTCAGTTGGAAGACGTAAAGCTCCTTTCCAAGGAGTGTCCGGTGATGCTGAATTTGGAAATGGCCGCGACTCCGCAGATGGTGGCTTATGCCAAAAAATACCGTCCGGACTGGGTGTGCTTTGTTCCTGAAAAGCGTGCGGAACTGACCACTGAAGGTGGATTGGACGTAAAAAAAGGTTTTAAAAAAATGGCTCCGATGGTTGAGAAGCTTCAACGCATGGGAATTGAAATCTCCATGTTTATCGAGCCTTCCATTGAACAAGTTGAAGCATCCTATGAAATCGGCGCGGACGCGGTAGAGTTCCATACGGGAAAATGGGTTCACTTGTCGGGTTCCAAAAAAACCAAAGAATGGAATCGCCTGGTTGATGCTGCCGAGTGGGCAAATTACCTGGGGTTGAATGTGCATGCGGGCCACGGTCTGGATTATGCACACTCCAAGGAAATCAATAAGTTGCCATACCTGCAGGAAGTGAACATCGGACACTCTTTGGTTTGTTATGCGCTTGAATACGGAATGGAAGAGTCCGTTCGTAAAATGCGCAAAATCTTAAAGTAATTCTTTATGTCCACGATTTTGAATTCCCAAACCCACATCAAATCCACAACAGAACTTAAAGTGTTTTGGCAGGAGTTCCTGCCACACTTGAGTGATCGCTGTGTTTTGTTGTTAAGTGGGGATGTCGGTGCTGGCAAGACAACGTCGGTGCAGGCCATCGCTGCTATTTTGGGAATGAAAGACGTGCAATCACCTTCGTTTGCGATCCATCTGCGCTATGAAAACGCCGAGGGCCGCGCTATGGATCACTTGGATTTGTACCGCCTGAACGATGACGACGATCTGGAGAGCTCCGGTTTTTGGGATCTGTTTGCTCCTAAACAGGGATTGGTGGTGATCGAATGGGCTCAGCGTCTGGATTACGACTACCTGCCTTTGAACTGGCAACGGGTCGAAGTCAGTATCACCAAAGGTCCTAACGAATCCGAGCGCATTATCAATTCACGCCTGCTCTAAAGGTACGGACTTACTTCATCCCGTAATGGTGTCTCTGTATTTCTTCAGGCTCTTCCTGCTTTTTCTCTCGAACTTGCAGGGCGGAGTAAAATTGATTGTATCAGGAGGTAAAACTCTATGAAGACCAACTCCCCTGAAAACCAATCTCCGCAAGACATTGCGTCGCCCAAGTCATCCATTAAGAATGCCCGGAAATTTGCCTGGAGGATATTCCTGCAGGCCGGGGAGATCGGTAAGGATTTTTTTAATTAAGCGGCTTGCAGGCCTTTGGTGAACTCACTGGAGATCTTCTCTGCCAATGTCAGCGACGTTTTGTTGTAAGCGGATTTTTCCGCAAAGCCCATCAACATGCCGACCAGTTTTTCCTCCATCACAATCGGAGTGAGAGTGACGTGATCCGGGATGGCGCCCTGATTCCATTGCTCAAAGAATTTTTCATTCAATTCATTCAATGAAATGTAACCATGGAAAGGCTTTTGAGTCGAAGCCACGATGTTAAAGATGCTTGGAGTTTTAAGCGGCACACGCAAGGACGTGTCTTTGATGTCCTGGAAGTTTTCATCCCATGCAAAAGCCGTCACTTGGGATTCTTGTTCATCCAAAGTCAGAATCATGGATTTTGCAAAGTGCGCTTTCATTTCGGAAAGAGCACGTTTGATTTTATCCGGCAGCACATTGCTGTTTTTCTTTTTGATTTTCTCCAATGAAAAGTGGCTGCTGGCCACAGGATTCATTGTTGGTTTTGCCACACCCGTTGGGCGAGCCACGATAGGTGCAATGGGTTTGTTACCAAAGCTGTCTTCGCTTAATTCAGGCAAATCATCCACCGGTGGCGGTGGAGGTGCTGATGAAGAAGGAATTTTAGCAGCAGGTGTTGCTTGTTTTTCCAAGACCGGTTCAACGCGCGCAAGGCTTGGACGAGCCTCCATCACCGTGTGCTCAAAAGTCTGTTGAATTTGTTCCTGGGAGGCATTTTTAGTGTTTAAAATTGCATCCACCGGAGTTTCTTCCGTCAGGGGAGCTGCGGGCTCACCATCAGCGGAAATGGATTGAAGCTTAACCACTGGAGTGTCAAAGAGACCTTCCAGTCCACCCATTTCCTCAGGGGAAGATTCAGAACCTTCTTCGGAAACTTCAATTTCCGGATTGGATTCCTCAGAGGAAGCCAGGTCGCCAAGATCATCAAAAGAAAAGCTGTCGCCGGATTTTTTCGCGGCTGGAGCTTTCAAAGAAACTTCAAAACCTTCCGGCATTTCGGATTCAGATTTTGCCGGAGACTGCCAGGAGTTCCAGCAATTTTCCAACACATCATGGGGAGCAAGTACGAAAACAGCACCAGGATTTAAAGGGAAATCCTGTGGCGGTTGCAGACATGCCACTACAAGAATGCCATCCCACTCCGCCACAGGCAGACACTCCGCCGTCCAGGAGTAATGCGTCGCCCACTTAGCTAACATTTCTTTGCGAGGAGGAGTTTCTGTAAAAAATCTTGCCTGAAGCCGAGGAAGTTTATAATGAGCCATCGCCCAAGGAAAATATTCGTCGGGTTGGATGTGGTTTTCCTTCAAGGCATACCCCAAAAGGCTCAATGGCGAACCAGCGGCCGCGTGAGAATCGGTAAGTCCTTGAAGTTTATGTTTAAAATGCTCAAACCATTCTAAAGTGCTCATTGTCTTGTTTATCGGCTTTTCCCAATGAAAACCTGAGTCTAGGTCTAGGAGGGCTGAATTTTTTGCAGCATTGCTTACTGAATAGGCGCTAAAAATATAGAGGTTTTCAATACTTAGCAAATGTGGTAGTCTCCCGCCCAATTATGCTTCAGACCAAAGTTCTTCACTATTTCGACCACAATGCGACCACTCCGGTGTGCGCAGAAGTGATTGCGGCGCTGCCTGAATTTGCAGCAGCCGGTGGCAATCCCAGCTCCATCCATTGGGGCGGAAGACAGCCTAAGAACTTAATCCGCGATGCGCGTAAAGCAATTTCAGAGGCCTTGCATATTTCCCCGCTGGAAATCATTTTCACCAGTGGTGGCAGTGAAGCGAACAACACTGTGATCAAAGGACTTTTTGATTACTATCACACAGCCCAGTTCCTGGCGCCGGAACAACGCCGTCGCACTCACTTCATGTGTTCTGCGGTGGAGCACCCAAGCATCATGAAAACCATGGCTCACCTGGAAGCTTTGGGTGCACGTGTAAGTTACATCCCGGTCAGTCGTGAAGGCGTGATCGATCTGAAGTTTTATGCAGAACACTTAAGTGAAGAAACTGCTTTGGTTTCTGTGATGTTTGCCAACAACGAAACCGGTACATTGTTTCCGATCAAGCAGATGGCCGAGATGGCTCACGCCAAAGGCGCTCTTTTTCACACGGATGCAGTTCAGGGATTTGGTAAAGCACCAT
Protein-coding sequences here:
- the tilS gene encoding tRNA lysidine(34) synthetase TilS — protein: MKRLTAKVRAKQDLDHQVWKLIKKFEIQDKKILVALSGGVDSVALLTVLSKLLPGAQLGACYFHHGDDNNQEYRSDALEYCEKLCKKLSVSFFALKSKALAKSEAQYREQRYEALARLQRDENFEVLATGHHADDLLETRLMRIVRGTGGQGLVAMSYFSGGVFRPFLETPKVELRKYLRAEKIRAFEDPSNRLLDPFRNWIREDWLKSLEKRQKGAVKSLARSLEILAQELQSVDHKPGSDLLALNEAYKSQKTQGLSRAYYLTLTPFEQRRLLAQYLFSLGKRDFSQSQLEEVQKRLDKSQKVISFKVSGCQWEINAEQIKVES
- the ftsH gene encoding ATP-dependent zinc metalloprotease FtsH, which translates into the protein MRSTQKTLALWFFLIIMAVFLFQAYESKHQKLIGEFNYSKFTEAVKAKEVATVTFRQESSEILGEMKPEFEKKYNGLHFQIVGNTQDEGFKFLEANGITPNYERADNGGFFQSFIVNWLPLILIVAMFLFIMRQIQVGGGKAMSFGKSRARLLTEHKNRVTFKEVAGVDEAKDDLQEIVSFLKDPKKYTKLGGRIPKGVLLVGSPGTGKTLLARAVAGEAGVPFFTISGSDFVEMFVGVGASRVRDLFEQGKKNAPCLIFIDEIDAVGRHRGAGMGGGHDEREQTLNQLLVEMDGFESSEGVIMIAATNRPDVLDPALLRPGRFDRRVVVNKPDLKGREQILGVHTRKTPLGPDVDTSKIARGTPGFSGADLENLVNEAALVAARSDKKYLEMEDFEKAKDKVIMGSERKSMVISEEDKRVTAYHEAGHTLVNKKLPGLDPIHKVTIIPRGMALGVTQTLPEKESVSLSKSTAENMIAFLFGGRAAEEVIFKDVTTGAGNDIERATSIARRMVCEWGMSKLGPLAFEKSGGEVFLGMQYGHQGHKEYSEAKAEEIDAEVSKIINTGYAIAVRILTDNKQALESLTQALLEYETIDGHEVDMMINGAAVSEIEKYRNNRRDTNLALAEASGIGKKDDSGSDPVGNTGPVTI
- the cdaA gene encoding diadenylate cyclase CdaA, translating into MLQQFLDNLIFIVQHLRVQDAIDMILVWMVVYRILVLIKRTGTIQMLSGLGVLAIGYILSIWLELFTFNWILEKFFSNLFVIVVVLFQAEIRRALAHIGSNPFFSDASTVQETQVIEEIAKGVIQTAQKGFGALVVVEREIVIDYHIEFGTEMESKVTSELLVSIFHPESPMHDGAVLIRNGKIHSAGCFLPLSKNPVLDKNLGTRHRAAIGLTEETDALVFVVSEENKSIGIVQGGHLSPNVELGDIRKALYETFGLKYKAFSQQGDLS
- the glmM gene encoding phosphoglucosamine mutase encodes the protein MEKKTAKLFGTDGIRGTANQYPMTADMVVKIGQAIGHILQKQKYNAHPSLRKVVIGKDTRLSGYMIEQALASGLNSMGVHVQLVGPLPTPGIGYLTRTMRAVAGIVISASHNPFHDNGIKVFGADGFKISEDMEREIERLVLEEDLNALLPPSKEIGRTRRIDDSQGRYIVYCKGTFPLEYTLDGMRIVLDTANGASYKVAPSIFQELGAEVIQMGDDPNGTNINDKVGALYPQKLAEAVVQYRADVGISLDGDADRVIMVDEKGDIVNGDRILAICALHMKERGLLKKNTLVATQMSNFGLEKAMNDAGINVVKVGVGDKYVVEEMRKNGYNLGGEQSGHIIFLDHTTTGDGCIAALGVLAVMKQTNKRVSELARVFEDMPQVLINCRVKRRQELDQLKGYNELIKDIERKLAGNGRVFVRFSGTEPVIRVLVEGKDKAEISHFAEEIASFLEKELS
- a CDS encoding pyridoxine 5'-phosphate synthase, whose translation is MKHKIRLGVNVDHVATLRQVRGGTTAYPNLLDMVKKSVKGGAEQITIHLREDRRHIQLEDVKLLSKECPVMLNLEMAATPQMVAYAKKYRPDWVCFVPEKRAELTTEGGLDVKKGFKKMAPMVEKLQRMGIEISMFIEPSIEQVEASYEIGADAVEFHTGKWVHLSGSKKTKEWNRLVDAAEWANYLGLNVHAGHGLDYAHSKEINKLPYLQEVNIGHSLVCYALEYGMEESVRKMRKILK
- the tsaE gene encoding tRNA (adenosine(37)-N6)-threonylcarbamoyltransferase complex ATPase subunit type 1 TsaE — translated: MSTILNSQTHIKSTTELKVFWQEFLPHLSDRCVLLLSGDVGAGKTTSVQAIAAILGMKDVQSPSFAIHLRYENAEGRAMDHLDLYRLNDDDDLESSGFWDLFAPKQGLVVIEWAQRLDYDYLPLNWQRVEVSITKGPNESERIINSRLL